In Candidatus Eisenbacteria bacterium, the DNA window CACACACTCGGGATTCACTGCGGGGGGATCGTGATCGGTCCGGGGCGGCTCGACGACTGGGTGCCGCTCGAGCGGGCGACGAAGGGGATCGTCGTCACGCAGTACGAGATGCACGGGGTCGAAGGCGTGGGCCTGGTCAAGATCGACCTCCTGGGCAACCGCGCTCTCTCGACCATCGCGGGGACGCTCGAGACGATCGCGGCGGCGGGGGAGAGGCCGCCCGCCCTCGACCTCCTCCCCGATCCAGACGGCCCGACCGGGGAGATCCTGTCGCAGGGCGACGCGATCGGCCTCTTCCAGATCGAATCGCCCGGAATGCGCAATCTCCTGAAGATGCTCGGGACGAGGGACCTGGAGGGGACGATCGCGGCCCTCTCGCTGATCCGGCCGGGCCCCGCGGGGTCGGGCATGAAGGAGAGGTTCATCCGCCGTTTCCGGGGTCTCGAGCAGACAAGCTACCTCCACCCGAGCCTCGTCCCGCTCCTGGAGCGGACCTACGGCGTCCTTCTCTACGAGGAGGACGTGATCTGCGTCGCCAGCGCGATCGGCGGCTTCGATCGCGCCATGGGCGATCTCATGCGGCGCGCGATCGGAGGCGCGATGGCGGTGGCGGTCGATCCTTCGCTAGGCGAGCGGCCATCGCCTCGGGGGGAGCGCCGCGATGAGGACCCGTGGGCGGGAAGGACGATGCGCGAGATCGAGAATCGGTTCGTCGCGAGCGCCGTCGGCAACGGCATCGAGCCGGACGTCGCGGTCAGGGTCTGGGGCGAACTGGCCCGCTTCGGCTCGTACGCATTCTGCAAGGCGCACGCGTCGGGTTATGGCGCCCTCGCCTATCAGACCGCCTACCTGAAGGCGCACCATCCCGGCCCCTTCTACGCCGCCCTGCTCAACAACCATCAAGGGATCTACCCGCTGCGCGTCTATGTCGAGGACGCGCGGCGTCACGGGATTCGCCCGGCGCCTCCATGCGTGCACCGCTCCGCCATCGAGTGGACCTGGGACGGCGCCGAACTCCGCTGCGCGCTCGGGCTGATCCGCGGGATCTCGAGGCGCCTCCTCGGGCGGATCATCGAGGAACGGTCCCGGCGGCGCTTCGAGAGCCTCGATGACTTCCTCGCGCGAGCGGGGCCGGCGATTCCCGAAGCCGAATCGCTGATCCTCTGCGGGGCGCTCGACGACGTGGGCGCCGGGCCCCGGCCGGCGAAGCTCTGGCGCGTGCGCTGCCTGGCGCGCGACGGAGCGAGGCGTCCCGCGACCGACACGCTGAGGCTGGAGGGAACCGGCGCGAGCGGCCCGTCACCCTGGCGCGAGTTCGATCTTGCCGAGAGGGTCGAGAGCGAGCTCGCCGTGCTTGGAATCGCGATCAGCGATCATCCTGTGCGGATCCTCCGCGGCCGGGCGGAGCGCGAGGGCAAACTGCCGATGGCGACGCCCGCGGCGCAGATCGGCGGGGGGCAGCGCGCGCGCCTGATCGGCCTGCCGGCGGCGGCGCGCAGGGTGGCGACGAAGCGCGGCGATTGGATGCTCTTTCTCACGATCGAGGACGAGAGCGGGCTCGCCGAGTGCACGCTCTTCCCGGATGCCTATCGCGCCTACGGACACCTGGCGCATCAGGCGGATGGACGCCTCCTGTGGGTGGACGGCCCGGTCGAGGCGCCCTACGGCGCCCCGAGCTTGAGCGTCGAGCGCATGGGGCTGCTCGGCTGAAACGCGGCGGGGGCGCCACCCATCGCGCCCCCTCGAATGGCCCGAGGGCCCTCGGAACCTCTTCTAGCGGATCCTCAGAAGCTTGAGCTGGCGTTGCTGGCCGCTCGGGCCATGGGTCAGACGGGCGTGGTAGCAGCCGCTCGCGACCGGGTGGCCGGCGTCGTCGAGGCCGTCCCAATCCCACTGTCCGGAGGCGGGATGGGGCCCCGCGCGATCGAGGACCGTTCGCACAAGCCGCCCGGCGAGGTCATAGATGGAGAGGCGGACGGGTCCGCCGGGAGGAGAGGACCAGGAGAGCGAGACCGACGACCTGAAAGGATTGCCGGCGGCGCGCAGCGCGAGCGACGCGCGCCTCATCGTCAGAGAACCGTTCCATGGCCCCGCGAGCTCGCCCCTCTCGTCCTCGATCCAGTAGGCGTACGACGCGCCCGGGCGGACGGAGCGATCCGCGAACTCGTACTCCCCCTCGCCCTCGCCGAGGGGGCCGACCGCGTCCACCGTGAGGAGCTCGGCCGCGGCGGACGGTCTCTCCGCTGGAGCCGCGGCGACCGTCTCCTCCCGCCAGATCCTGTAGAAGGAGCCGAGGCGGTCGCGGGGCACGGCCCACCTGATGACCAGCGCTCCACCCTCCTCCGAGATCTCCCAGGACTGCAGGGCAACCGGCGTAGGCGACCCATCGTAGCGCCATCCCACTGTACGGATCCGGGCATCCCAGCTCCGCCCCTCGCGGCTGTCCGCAAAGGCGAAGCGGATCCTGTAGGCGTCCACGGCCACGTCGCCTGGGAGAGTCGCGATCGCGCCGCCGAGGGAAGTGACGCAATAGGGCGGGCCGATGGGGCTGGCCGTCGACGTGAAGCGCTGCGCCATGACCCGCGTCGAGTCCCTCGAGGTGTCCCAGTAGACCACGACGAATCGGCCGTCATGGGCCATGTCGACGCGGGGGTACTTGAGGCCCGGGGTTCCGACGGCAAGGCTGAAGGGGTAGTACTCCTCCGCCTGCGAACGCGAGTCCTTGCTGCTGGGGAGCGAGACGAGGACTCCTGCGACCCCTCCTCCCGCGAATGGATCCTGATCCCAGACGGCCACGTAGCGATCGGACTTGGCCGATACATCCGGATTCGTCTGGATCACGGGGGTGTCGTCCTCGAGGGGGCTCAGGAGCACATTGCGCTGGATCTTCCTCCCGGCGGGGCCGAGGCGCTGCGCATAGACGTCGTAGTTGCCGCGGCGATCGTCAAGCCAGACGACGACCGTCTCGCGCCCCGGTCCGGTCGAGATCGCAGGGCTCGCCTGCGAGGCTCCTTGGTAGGGGGGATCCGGCACGCGGATAGTATCGCCGACCGTGGTTCCGCCCGACTCGTAGCGCCGCACAAAGACGTCTCCATCCAGATCCTGGCAAGTGTCGAACCAGGCGAGGAAGTAGCCGCCGCCCGGGATCGGGGAGAAGGACGGCGAGCTCTGCGCGCTCCCCGAGAACTGGACGCCGTTGGCCGGAAGAAGCTCGATGTTGTTGTTCAGGGAGCCGCCGGCAGGATCGTAAGCCTGGTAGAAGAGCTTGGAGGAGCCGCCCGGCCGGATCACGGTCCACGCGGCGACGGCGTAGCCGTCATCGGTGAAGACGGCCGCCGGACGATTGCGCAGCAGGTCGCGGAGATTGGTCGCGGGCGCGCTGACCGCCCCTCCGGGCGCGTCGCTGATGCGGAAGGAGCTTCCGCTAGGTTCTCCCTCCAGGTCGAAGAACGCGCCGTAGATTCCGAGGTTTCCTGAGCGGAAGTCCTCCCAGACGAGGATGCCTCCCGATCCGGCGCTCGTCGCGATCTCCGGCAGGATCTGGCTCGCCGTCCCGGTCGCCTCCTTGATGAGTCGCGGCGCGCCGCCCGGCGCGCCCGTGGCGTCGAGCGGAAGATGATAGACGAGGTCCCCTCCCGTCCTGCCGTCGTCCCAGAGCGCCCGGCCCCCGCCCCCTTCCCTTCCAACCAGGGCGAGGTGACGCGGTATGACCACTTGCCCCGGAGGAGGCTGGGGATCGTCGACGACCACGAAGGGGAGCTCGACTTGGTCCGGAAGACGGATCTGGCGGGCATGGATCCGGGAGCGATTCCCCTCTCCGGCAAGCCATCCGACAAGGACATGGTCGGCATCGGTCGCGACGATCTCGGAGCTGCGCGGAGATATCGTCTCCGCGTGCGGGGCGATCGTGAACGGAGGCGAAGCCAGACTCAGATCGGGCAAGAGCGTAACCCCGTGAAGATTGACTTCCGATCCAAGGTACTCCGACCAGGACACGAAGAAGCCGGTAGAGACGACGGCGATCGTGGGCTCCTTCTGCGAGGCCAGGGGATTCGGATGGATCTGCTTCGCGTCGCCCGGCAATCCGCCTTCCGCTGTGATTGCGCGCGCCAGCACCTGGGGAGGCCCCGGCGATTCCTGACACCAGACCGCCGCCCATCCGGTGGCCGAAGGCGCGATGCGGCAGCCGTCCTGCACCCTCTCCGTTCCCCGGCCAAGAAGGAAGTTTCCCCCCACGCGCTGAGGCGACAGGTCGAGGACCTGGGCGTAGATGCGGCTCGACGGCGATCGCCCCTCTGTCCAGGCCACGAGCGCCCGGTCTCCGGAAACGGAGACGCGCGGCGAATGGGGGATGTCGGGACGCGACTCGTTGACCGTGATGGGGCCGGACAGGATGCCATCGACAGTCGTGACAAGGGCACGGATCCTCCACCTCTGCGATCGTTCCTCGCACCAGACGACGAGCGATCGACCGTCGCCGAGGGAGGCGAGATCGGGCGTCTCGACCGAGCTGGGGCTCATCTCCAGACGGAACAGGCCAAGGCCGTCGGTCAGAGGGATGGCCGGCGCCAGCGTGTCGTCCTCCGCATCGAAGGTCCCGACCCAGATCGAGGGGTATCCGGTGCGGTAGTCTACCCAGGCGGCGGTCCAAGAGCCATCGGAGTGCAGGGCCGCGCGAGGGTGCTGCTGGTATTCCTGGCCGGTGGTCTCCGCGTGCGCGCGCCACTCGTCGGTAGAGGAGGAGGCGGTCGGCGGCCAGAGGAGAAGGCCGGCCGCCACGATCGAAAGGGCCAACGACGTTCTTGCCGCTTGCACGGTTCCTCCGGAAGTGCTGATCCCGCACCATCGGCGGGGAACCAACCCCATCTCTTTGGCGGACCGCAGCCGTGGCTCCGATCCGGCTCGACTCAGTCTAGGCGCGTCTGGCCGCGCCTGACAAGCGACGTCTAGACGCGCCGAGCCGAGCCTGAGAGGCAGGGCGGGCGGCGATGCAGGGCGCCTCCACGATTCAGGCCGGCCGGGCGGCTGCGGCAAGCGAGAGTCGCCGCCACAAGGGGACCGCCCTATGCCGAGGGGGGATCGGATGGCCGTCGAGCGCGGATGTAGTCGTCGAGGATGCGACGATGATCGAAGCAGAGCGGATCGGGCAGGTCAGCGAGAGGGAAGAGGGCGGTCTCCGCCGCGTCGTCTCCCGCTCGAGGATCGCCGCGCCCCGAAGCGACGAAGACCGTCGTGATCGTGTGACGCCGCGGATCGCGGCGGGGATCCGAGTAGGTGTGGAACTGCTCCAGATGCTCGATCACGATCGCCGTCTCCTCCTCGATCTCCCTCCGGCATGCGTCCTCGAGCGACTCGCCCGCCTCGACGAAACCGCCCGGGAGGGCCCAGCCGATCGGCGGGTAGCGCCTGCGGACCAGCAGGACTCTCCGCCCCGGGAAGAGCAGAATCGCGTCCGCGGTGCAGCGCGGGAACCGGGAAGGAGGCAGCGGGGCGCCGCACGAGGGACAGCTCTCTGCGGTCTCCACTAGATTCCCCTGACCTCGGCTGCCTGGAGGATCTCTCCCACGCGGAAGACGGCGTAGAAGTCGAGTCCCGCCTCACGAAAGAGCTGCGGTCCTCCTTCCTCCCGGTCGACCAGCGCGAGCGCCATGACCGGGAGCGCCCCGGCCGCCCGGACCGCATCGAGCGATCGCATGAGGGATCCGCCGCGTGTCACGACATCGTCGAGGATCGCGACCCGCGCGCCCTCGGGGCAATGTCCTTCGATTTGTCGGCCGGCTCCGTGATCCTTGGGCGCCCCACGGACCAGGAATCCCTGCATCGTCTCCCCCCGCGCGCGCGCGTCGAGCATGAGCCCGGCGACCAGGGGATCGGCGCCGAGAGTCGGCCCGCCGACCGCGGCCACGCGCGCCTCCGAGATCCGGGGAGCCAGGAGAGCGCAGGCCGCCACCAGCCCGTCGGGATCGAGGGTCGTCCGTCGAAGGTCGATGTAGTAGTCGCTCCATGCGCCGCTGGCCAGTTGAAAACGACCGCGCCGGAAGGATTGGCGCAGTATGATCTCCATCAGCCGCGAGCGAGGGTCATCCGTTGGGGGCGGGGAGTTCGGCATGGGCGCAGTCTAGGCGTTGCGGGTGGCCGGCACAAGTGGCCCGGAGCAAAGAGGCGGGGGGCGCCACGGAACCCCGGCGCAGCGCCCCCTGCACGGAACGGTGGTAGGAAGCCCCCGTCCCATCTGTCTATGCCTTGACTATCCTCTGCCGTGCGGGTCGTTCTGCTCGGCCGGCTCGCTGCCGCCGCCGGAGCCGGGCTCTGCGGATCCGCCCCTGCCATCGGGAAGCTCCCCCTCGCCGATGGGGGGCGTCGTCGAAGGCGCGAAGGTGAAGCTGCAGCTCTCGCCCATCGCGCTCTCATTGCCGCTCAGGTCGACAGCGGAGACGCGCAGGGTAAAGGCGGTGCCCTGCGTTGCCGCCATCGTCATCTTGGGGCCCGCGAGCAGTCCGGCGCCCGAGACGCAGACATACGCGCTCATCCGCGCGGGATCGGGCTCATAGCGGTAGACTCGGTAGCCGGCGAGGTCCGGCTCGCTGTTCGCGTTCCAGCGGATGGCGAACTTGCCGTCCATCTGCCACATGAGCTGCGTCCCGGCCGGCGGCACGGGCGGAGCAGTGTCCATGACGACAGGATCCATGACGCTGGATCGATCGTCGGATCCGCACCCCGCGATCGACAGCACCAGGGCCATCGCCAGTCCCGCCAGGGACAAACCCGCAAGATAACGATGCTCGCGCATGAGAGGGGCCTCCTTCCAGTCTGTCTGTGGCCTGCTCCGGCCTGCCTGTCGCCGAAGCCGCACTCGCCCCGGCTGGCTGCAAGTGGCGTGCCGCGGAGGCCGCTGCTCGTGCCATCGCGACAGGCTCCGGCGCGAGGTAGAAAGAGGCCGTCGCAAGAGGGCGGTCAAAGCGGGTATCTTTCGGCAGTATCTCAGGAAACGGATTCTCGGGAGGCGGCGTTTGCTGAAGCGGCACGGACGGTCGAGGCGGTTCCTGCAAGAGGAGAGTGCAAAACCCGAGCCTCCCTCGAGGCCTCAGGCGCAGAATGCAATCGCGGGGCCATCGATTTGCACTTGGCAATGCGCACCGCTGATGGCGGCCCTCGCCGTCGGATGCGGGGTGGCCGGCGCCTCCCCAGCCGCGCTCCTGCGACCCCTTCCGGAGGCGATCAGTCCCTCGGCCACTCATGGAAGGATCGCGGGGGGGACCTTCCATCAGGGGATCGATCTTTTGACCGGCGGGAGGGAACTGCCGGTTGCCGCGGCGTCGGACGGCGAGATCGTGCGTGCGCGGATCGGCGCATCCGGCCATGGGAAGGCCGTGCACCTGCTTCTTCCTGACGGGCGAGAGATCCTCTATGGCCATCTGTCCTCCTTCATGCCGGCTTTGGAGGAGTCCTGCCGCGCGATGCAGTGGAGGTCGGGACGCATGGAGATTGACTGGAGGCCGCCGGCAACCGCCTTCACCGTGCGCCGCGGAGAGTGGATCGGGCGGACGGGCCGGACCGCCGACGGCCGTTCGCTCTTGCATGTCGAGATGCGTCTGGGCGGCTCTCTGGTCGACCCGCTGCGCCACGGCTTTGCCTGGCCGGACACCTCACGGCCGCGCATCGGCGCGATCCGCTTCGTCCCGCTGGGACCCGACGCCCGGGTGGACGGGAGCCTGCGCGCCAAGTCGATCCAGCCTGCCGACGGGAGACGGTCGCTTCTGCCGGCGACCTCTCTCTGGGGGCCCATCGGAATCGAGTGCGAGAGCTGGGACGAGATCTCGGGACAGCGCACGCTGCCCGCCGCCGTTCTGTTGGATCTGGACGGCGCGCATCGCTTCACTCGGGACCTTGAAACCGAGATCGGCGAGATCGCCTGGATCTCCGAGCCGCCCGAGCCGGGCCCTTTCAGCGCGAGCGTTCAGCGGCTCTATGAAGAGGGGCGGGATCGACGCGGATGGCTGCAATGCGGAACGGAGCTGCCGGCCGGAGATCACGGGATTCGAGTCATCTGCCGCGATGCCCTGGGGAATGCCGATACTGCGGCCGTGGGGGTGAGGGTTCAGCCGAATCCGCGCGTCGACGAGTGGATGGCCCGTCCCCTGAGCAGGGGAGGGTGGGACATCGCCGTTCATCTGCGGACCCACGGGGGCGAAGACCTCGAGCGAACCAGATTGTGGGTTGATCTGACCGAGGATGGGCTTCGCTTCCCCATAAGGACGCTCCTCGGCCACATCGGTTCAGGGTGGTATCTGGGAGAGCTCTCAGCCGTGATCCCATCGGGAGCGATCGGACTGCGGGTGCGCGTGCACACTCCCGGTGGACTCGAAGTCTGGGGTCCCCCCCTGAGCCTTGCGCCCAGCGGGCTCTGCGCGACGGGCGCCGTGGGTCCGCCGGAGATCTCCGTCGCGCCGCGGTGGCTCATGGCGAGCTTCCGCGACGCTTGCCTTTCCTATCGCGAGCCGGAGGCGGCCCTCCTCCTGCCTGGGCTGGTCGTGCCCTGCGCGCTCCTTGACGTCCCCGATCTCGGAGAAGCGGCTGTGTGGCGATTCGCCGGTGAAGGGCCCGCGACTGCGGGAGGGATCTCTCCGCGCTTCGTGCTGCGCGTCGAGGACGACACGCTGGAGTGGCGGCTTCCCGGCGTCGTCGCCGCGAACGACTGGGACGATCTTCTCTGGAGGAGCCCGGACGGCGCGTTCACCATGGAGGCCCATGCCGGCACCTTCCTCGGACCCGTCTGGCTGCAGTGGAAGGACGGCGAACCGGAGGAGGAAGGAGCGCGCCCGATCAAGGAGGCCATGCGCGGGCTTCCCCCCTCGGAAGAGCGGGAAACGCTCGCCCCGCGCAGCCGCCGACACGCGATCGAGCCGCGGGGGATCGATCTTGGCGGCCCCTTCCGGTTGAACCTGCGTCCGACCCTCCCGCCGGCGAGCCCCGAAGAGGCCCGGCGCCTTCTGGTGTTTGGCCGGTCGGAGACCGGTGGCCCATGGGAGGTGCGCGGCGGCGTCTGGACTGGGAGCGAGGTGGCCGTGGTCGTCGATCAGCTCGAGGAGTGGATCCTCCTCGAGGATCGGACCGAGCCGTGGATCTACGCGATGGAGCCTTCGGATCTGGAGAGGCGCTCCCATCCGCTGAGCGGGATGAGCGCCCGGATCCGGGAGGACGGCTCCGGGGTTCTCCCGGGGGACGTCGAGGTTCGCCTGGATGGGCATCGCGTTCCGGCGAGCTGGAGTCCATGGTCGAGAGCCGTCTCCGTGGACCTTGCGGAGCCGCTCGCGCGCGGTCAACATCGATGGGACGTGCAGGTTACGGATCGTGCCGGCAACCGTGCCCGGCGATCCGCGGCCTTTGTGGTGATCGCGGAACCGTAGCCCGGAGGAGCGATGGAGACGGGGTGGCTCGACTTTGAGAAGCCGATCATTGAGCTCGAGCAGAAGATCGAGGATCTCAAGACGGTGTCGGACAAGGGGGATGCGGAGACATCGGATGAGCTGCGCCGCCTCGAGGCCGAGGCGGCGCGTCTCCGCGCGGAGACATACGCGAGCCTGACCCCCTGGCAGAAGGTCCAGATGGCGAGGCATCCGCGGCGTCCTTACACGCTGGACTACATCCAGCGGCTGTTCGGCGAGTTCGTCGAGCTGCACGGGGATCGCCGCTTCGCCGACGATCGCGCCATTGTGGGCGGGATCGCCCGCTTCGAGGGACGCCCCGTGATGGTGGTCGGACACCAGAAAGGGCGGACCACGAAGGAGAATCTCGTCCGCAACTTCGGGATGCCGCACCCGGAGGGATACCGCAAGGCGCTGCGGCTGATGCGCCTCGCGGAGAAGTTCGGCAATCCCGTCGTCTGCTTGGTGGACACGCCGGGCGCCTATCCAGGCGTTGGCGCGGAGGAGCGAGGTCAAGGAGAGGCGATCGCGAGGAACATCCTCGAGATGGCGGTCATCCGCGTGCCGATCGTTGTCGTCGTGATCGGCGAAGGCGGCTCGGGAGGGGCCCTTGCCCTCGCCGTGGGAGATGAGGTGCTGATGCTCGAGAACGCGATCTACTCGGTGATATCGCCCGAGGGGTGCGCGGCGATCCTCTGGAAGGATCAGGCCAAGGCCAAGGAGGCGGCGGAGGCGTTGCGCCTGACCGCGCGGGACCTTGCCTCTCTCGATGTCGTGACTCGGATCGTCCCGGAGCCTCTCGGCGGCGCCCACCGAGATCTCGAGGCGATGTGCGAGACGCTGCGGGGCGAGCTGAGGCGGAGCCTCGGCAGACTGTCCTCGCTGGCCCCGGACGAGATGATCAAACATCGGCAGGCCGCCTACAGGCGCATGGGGGTCTTCGCCGAAACGAGCTGACCCCTTCTCTTCGCCCCGAACGAGGAGGGCGCGTTGACCTTGAGGGGCGTGGTTGCTAGGTTGAGTTCGAGCCGCGCTTGCGGCCGGGAGAGGAGACGGGATGCTCGCGAAGGAACTGCTGGACATTCTTGCCTGCCCGAAGTGCAAGGGGGCGCTCGAGTACGACACAGGCCGCCAAAGGCTCCACTGCCACGCCTGTCGGCTCTCTTACCCGATCCAGGACGACATCCCGATCATGCTGATCGACGAGGCGGAGCCCTTCGACTCCGGCACGGCGGGGGCGGCGGGAGATGCCTGAGGCAACGCTCAGGACTCCGCTCGCCTTGCGGCAAGCGCCGGCCCTGACGGCCGCCCTCGCCCTCCTTACGGCCGGCCCGGCCGGCGCCTTCGAAGGCGTCGATGATCTAGCGTGCCCGATGGGGGAGTGTGCCTTTGTCCTGCGGGTGGATCCGCCCGCGCTGCGAGTAGTGAGCGACGACGGCGGTCCCCCTCGGGTCGAAGCGGACGGTTTCGTCTCGTCCGGAACGGGCTGGCTCCTTCCGGCCCGTTCGTTCTGGGTTGGCATTCCGCGGGAGGGGAGCGTCGCGATCGACGTGGCCCCGCTGCGGCGCCAGGCGGTCGAGATCCCGGGCGGGTTGCCTCCGCCCGCCATCGCCGCGCTCCCTGAGGCGTCGGTTTCCCTGGGGGATCCGACGTGGATGCGCAACCAGCGGGTCGTCCCCGTGGTCTGGACTCCGCTCGTGAGGAGCGCGGCCGGCGTCGCGTGGGAAGGAGATGTCCGGGTGCGCCTTCGATTCCTGGGAGCCGGCGGAGAAGACCGGGCTGAGCCTGGGGACGCGTGGGAGGGAATCTACCGAGATCATCTCTTGAACTACGAGCAGGCCCGCGGCTGGCGCCGCGCCGATGCGCCGCGGCCGCGCCCGCGAGGCGACTTCTTCTCGACCACCTCGAATCCCTGGTTTCGGATCGAGGTCACGGCGGCGGGGCTGTACGCGATCGAGGGGAACGCCCTGCAGGGCGCGGGCCTTTCCGATCTGGGTGCCGTCGATCCGTCCCGCGTTCGCCTCTTCACGGGAAGGGGCGTGAGTCTGCCCGAGGCGAAGTCGGTCCTGGAGGTTCCGGCCTGGCTGGACGAGATCGCAGTCCTCGTCGAAGGGGGGGAGGATGGCGTGTTCGACCCGCAGGATCGCATCCTCTTCTGCGGGCTCGGTCCCGACGGCTGGTATGCCGACTACGGATTGGAGGATCGCCCTTACGAGCGGTATCGCAGCGACGAGTTCTCGAACGTCAACACCTATTGGCTCTCCTGGGGGGAGTTCAGCGGCGCCCCCCGGCGCTGGCTGACGGAGGACGGCTCGAGCCACCCGTCGCAGCTTGCGACACAGGGGACGCATCGAATCCACTTCGAGCAGAACGAGATCTGGGATCCCCAGCCCAGCGAGCTGCTGGTTCGCGGCATTCCCTATCCGGAGACGCTGCCCGCTTGGGAGAAGTGGCACTGGCTGCGGCTGATCGCGACCGCGGGCGGCGGGCGCTCGCGGGTCCGCTTCCGTCTCGACGACCCGGCGGCCGGAACCAGCGCGCGGCTGCTCGCCCGCTTCTGGGGCGCGAGCTGGGACTACTCGACCAATCTGCGCGACCACTATGCGCGGATCGTGGTCGGCGCCGACTCCAGCGAGGTGGCATGGGACGATAGGTTTCATCAAGATCTGACCCTCGATGGGCTCGATCTCGGCGCCGGGGAACGCGACCTGTTCCTCATCGCCCCATACAAGGAGGATCAGAACCCGCAGGTGGTGCGGCAGGATCGGTCCTATCTGAGCTGGTTCGAGATCGACTACACGCGTCGCCTGCATGCGCGAGGCGACAGCCTCGACTTCCGTGTCGCGGCGGGGAGCGGGCGAGTCGGCTTTGAGATCTCGGGAGTTTCCGACACAAGTCGCGCGACTCTCCTCGATGTGACCGACCCGCTTCAGGCGACGCGGATCCTCCCGCGGTTCGTATCCGACGCGACGGCCTACCGGCTCAGGTGGGGCATGGACGCCGACGCCCAACGGGAGCGGCACATCGCCCTCGTGGACCTGGCTCGCGCCCGCGCTCCGTCGATCGAGCTCGACTCGGCTCCAATCGGTGGATACCTCCGGGAGCGGGTCGAGCCTGTCGACTACATCCTGATCGCCCACGCATCCCAGATGGAGTCGGCCGGTTCCCTGGCGGCGTGGCGCGAAGTGAACGCTCCCACCGAAGAGGGATTCCGCGTGGCCGTCGTCGATGTGCAGGACATCTACGACGAGTTCTCGGCGGGGAGGATCGACCCGACGGCGATTCGCAACTTCCTGCACCATGCCTATCTGAGCTGGAACGGCGGCGATCCGGTCGACTCTCCCTCCTACGTCCTGCTCCTTGGAGACGCCGCCTACGACTTCCGCAACCGCCTGGAGCAGGGAGTCATCCTGACGGTCCCGAGCTATGAGGGATACTTCGACCCCAACCTGCGCCGCTCGATCTACTCGGCTCAGTTCGCCTCGGATGACTGGTTCGTTCTCTTCGATCCCCACCCCGACCCGACGCCGGAGATGATCATCGGCCGTCTTCCCGCCGACACGCCTCTCACGGCATCGAATCTGGTCGCGAAGGTGCGCTCGTACGAGACCGGCCAGGATCCGGGGGCCTGGCGGCAGCGATTCACTCTCGTCGCGGACGATGTCTGCCAGGGGCTGCAGTGCGACTACCCGCTCGTCTTCACGCACATGAACCAGACGGAGGGCTTGGCCGACGCGACACTGCCGACGGCCCTGGAGCGCGACCGGATCTACCTGTACGAGTACGGTTCCGAGTGCATCTACGACCGAAAGCCCGCCGCGGCGAGCGCCCTTCGCAGGAGCATCGACAACGGGACGCTGGTCGTGAACTACACCGGCCACGGCAGCGATGTCCAGCTGGCGGACGAGAAGATCCTGGAGATCCCAGGAGTCAGCAGCATGGCCAATGCCGACCGCCTCTTCTTCTTCCTCACGGCATCCTGCTCGGTGGGCAAGTTCAACATGGCCGGGGATGGGCTGGGCGAGGCCCTGATCAAGCAGCCGGGGGGAGGGGCGATCGGCGTCCTCTCCGCGACCT includes these proteins:
- a CDS encoding DNA polymerase III subunit alpha, coding for MPLRNDARRGPGPTPVPLIVRSAYSLGRGTALPGDLVSQAVALGYDTLALTDRDNLYAALPFLRACSAAGLRPILGAEVTGGGGRPHDSREPPRGMERGACSAPISAVLLARNASGYRSLCRILTARHLAADFDLAERVAAEREGLTVLVRHPALLERLHPSLPAGALYGAIVRPGSRMEEDLMRRAAARVGRPLAGTIDVYFRSAEEHETHRLLTAVRELELVGRLAGDRCAGPERHLISPPSFSSLFADEVVLLAAAREIALSCVFGPGDLPPPGSLFPKLPLGPDEAVFDRLHRMAHEGLRRRYRKVTRAVSGRLAWELEQIDTMGFSDYFVVVGEICASARARGIPTVGRGSGASSLVAYLLGITNVDPLRYGLTFERFLHRLRRDLPDLDIDLCWRRRDEVIAHVYQTYGADRVAMISTHNHYQPRGAFREAARAFGLASEEIERLSRAIPGHARGPLEQAIASTALGRRIDLMEPPLPDLIAASEKLLGLPHTLGIHCGGIVIGPGRLDDWVPLERATKGIVVTQYEMHGVEGVGLVKIDLLGNRALSTIAGTLETIAAAGERPPALDLLPDPDGPTGEILSQGDAIGLFQIESPGMRNLLKMLGTRDLEGTIAALSLIRPGPAGSGMKERFIRRFRGLEQTSYLHPSLVPLLERTYGVLLYEEDVICVASAIGGFDRAMGDLMRRAIGGAMAVAVDPSLGERPSPRGERRDEDPWAGRTMREIENRFVASAVGNGIEPDVAVRVWGELARFGSYAFCKAHASGYGALAYQTAYLKAHHPGPFYAALLNNHQGIYPLRVYVEDARRHGIRPAPPCVHRSAIEWTWDGAELRCALGLIRGISRRLLGRIIEERSRRRFESLDDFLARAGPAIPEAESLILCGALDDVGAGPRPAKLWRVRCLARDGARRPATDTLRLEGTGASGPSPWREFDLAERVESELAVLGIAISDHPVRILRGRAEREGKLPMATPAAQIGGGQRARLIGLPAAARRVATKRGDWMLFLTIEDESGLAECTLFPDAYRAYGHLAHQADGRLLWVDGPVEAPYGAPSLSVERMGLLG
- a CDS encoding NUDIX hydrolase, whose protein sequence is MPPSRFPRCTADAILLFPGRRVLLVRRRYPPIGWALPGGFVEAGESLEDACRREIEEETAIVIEHLEQFHTYSDPRRDPRRHTITTVFVASGRGDPRAGDDAAETALFPLADLPDPLCFDHRRILDDYIRARRPSDPPSA
- the pyrE gene encoding orotate phosphoribosyltransferase: MPNSPPPTDDPRSRLMEIILRQSFRRGRFQLASGAWSDYYIDLRRTTLDPDGLVAACALLAPRISEARVAAVGGPTLGADPLVAGLMLDARARGETMQGFLVRGAPKDHGAGRQIEGHCPEGARVAILDDVVTRGGSLMRSLDAVRAAGALPVMALALVDREEGGPQLFREAGLDFYAVFRVGEILQAAEVRGI
- a CDS encoding M23 family metallopeptidase; this encodes MAGASPAALLRPLPEAISPSATHGRIAGGTFHQGIDLLTGGRELPVAAASDGEIVRARIGASGHGKAVHLLLPDGREILYGHLSSFMPALEESCRAMQWRSGRMEIDWRPPATAFTVRRGEWIGRTGRTADGRSLLHVEMRLGGSLVDPLRHGFAWPDTSRPRIGAIRFVPLGPDARVDGSLRAKSIQPADGRRSLLPATSLWGPIGIECESWDEISGQRTLPAAVLLDLDGAHRFTRDLETEIGEIAWISEPPEPGPFSASVQRLYEEGRDRRGWLQCGTELPAGDHGIRVICRDALGNADTAAVGVRVQPNPRVDEWMARPLSRGGWDIAVHLRTHGGEDLERTRLWVDLTEDGLRFPIRTLLGHIGSGWYLGELSAVIPSGAIGLRVRVHTPGGLEVWGPPLSLAPSGLCATGAVGPPEISVAPRWLMASFRDACLSYREPEAALLLPGLVVPCALLDVPDLGEAAVWRFAGEGPATAGGISPRFVLRVEDDTLEWRLPGVVAANDWDDLLWRSPDGAFTMEAHAGTFLGPVWLQWKDGEPEEEGARPIKEAMRGLPPSEERETLAPRSRRHAIEPRGIDLGGPFRLNLRPTLPPASPEEARRLLVFGRSETGGPWEVRGGVWTGSEVAVVVDQLEEWILLEDRTEPWIYAMEPSDLERRSHPLSGMSARIREDGSGVLPGDVEVRLDGHRVPASWSPWSRAVSVDLAEPLARGQHRWDVQVTDRAGNRARRSAAFVVIAEP